GAGCGAGACCCCCGGCTTGAGGTTGAACGAGAGCGTCACCGAAGGCTGCTGTCCGGAGTGGTTGACGGAGTAGGGGCCGGCGCCCTTGGTCAGCCGGACGAGCGTGTCGAGCGGCACCAGCCGTCCGTCCTTGCTCCGCACGTAGAGCGCGGAGAGGTCGGCGACGCTGCTCTGGTGCTCCGGCGCCAACTCCATGATCACCTGGTACTGGTTGTTGGGGGCGAAGATCGTCGAGACCTGCCGCGTGCCGTAGGCGGTGTAGAACGCCTCCTCGATCTGCTCCGGCGTCACCCCCATCGCCGCCGCGCGGTCGCGGTCGATGTCGATGTCGATCTGCGGGTTCGCGAGCTGCTGGTCGGTGCTGACGTCCTGCAGCAGCGGATGGGCGCGCAGCCGCCGCTCGAGCAGCGGCGCCGCGCGGTACAGCTCGTCGGTGTCGGGGCCGGTGAGCGTGAGTTGGTACTGGCTGCGCGAGCCGCGGCCGCCGATCTGGATCGCCGGCGGGCTCTGCACGACGACGCGGAGGCCGGGGATCCGGGAGAGCTTCGGCCGCAGCCGTTCGACGATCTCGTCGGCGGAGGCGCGGCGCCGGTCGCGCGGCTTGAGGCGGATGTTGAAGGTGCCGACGTTGAGCCCCGCGCCGCCGCCGCGGCCGCCGATCGTCCACATGAAGGCGTCCACGTCGGGTTCGGCGGCGAGCGCGTCGGCGACGCGGCGCATGTGGCGCCGCATGTCCTCGAAGGCGACGCCCTGCGCCGCCTCGGCCGAGCCGTTGAGCGTGCCGATGTCCTGGTTCGGCACGAACCCCTTCGGCACGACGACGAAGAGGACCGCGGTCAGCGCCGTCAGGATCGCCGTCGCGGCCATCGTCGCCCGCTTGTTGTCGAGCGAGAAGCGGAGCGCCGCGGCGTAGGCGGCGAGCGCGCCGTCGAACGCCCGCTCCGACCAGGCGTAGAGCCGCCCGCGGCGCTTCTCCGACGCCGGGCGGAGGAAGCGCGCCGCGAGCAGCGGCGTCAGCGTGAGCGAGACGACGCCGGAGACGATGACCGCCACGCCGATCGTCACCGCGAACTCGCGGAACAGCCGGCCGACGACGCCGCCCATGAAGAGGACCGGGATGAAGACCGCGGCGAGCGAGATCGTCATCGAGACGATCGTGAAGCCGATCTCGCGCGACCCCTCGAGCGCCGCCTCCAGCGGCGCCGCGCCCCGCTCCATGTGCCGGACGATGTTCTCCAGCATCACGATCGCGTCGTCCACGACGAACCCGACGGAGAGGGTCAGCGCCATCAGCGAGAGGTTGTCGAGGGAGTAGCCGAGCAGGTCCATCGCCACGAACGTGCCGACGATCGACATCGGCATCGCCAGCGAGGGGATGACCGTCGCCGAGAGGCGCCGCAGGAAGAGGAAGATCACCAGCACGACGAGGCCGAGCGTCAGCAGCAGCGTGAACTGGACGTCGTTCACCGACTCGCGGATCGAGACCGCGCGGTCGTAGAGCGTCTCGATCGAGCAGCCGGCGGGGATCTGGCCGCGGAACGACGGCAGCAGCTCGTTGACGCGCCGGACGACCTCTACGGTGTTCGTCCCCGGCTGGCGCTGGATTGCCAGCACGACCGAGCGCGCGTCGCCGAACCAGGCGGCGGTCTTGTTGTTCTCCACGCCGTCGAAGACGTTGCCGAGCTGCTCGAGCCGCACCGGCTGGCCGCCGCGGTAGGCGACGATCATCGGGCGGTAGGAGGAGGCACGCAGCAGCTGGCCGTTCGCCTGCAGCGTGTAGGTCTTGTCGGGGGCGTAGAGGACGCCGGTCGGACGGTTGACGTTCGCGGCGTCCACCGCCGCTTGCACCTCGTCGATCCCGAGGTCGCGGCTGGAGAGCTCGCGCGGGTCGAGCTGGATCCGCACCGCGTACTTCTGCGCGCCGTAGACCTGCACCTGGGCCACGCCGGGCAGGGTGGAGATCCGCTGCGCGATCGTCGTCTCGGCGTATTCGTCGAGGTCCCAGAGCGGCAGCGTCTTGGAGGTCAGGGCGAGAAAGAGGACCGGCTGGTCGGCGGGGTTGACCTTGCGGTAGCTCGGCGGGTACGGCATGTCGCGCGGCAACTGGCGGTTGGCCCGCGCGATCGCCGCCTGCACGTCCTGCGCCGCGGCGTCGATGTCCCGGTCGAGCGAGAACTGCAGCACGACGCTCGTCGAGCCCTGCGAGCTGGAGGAGCTCATCGAGTCCACGCCGGCGATCGTCGCGAACTCCTTCTCCAGCGGCGTGGCGACCGACGAGGCCATCGTGTCGGGATTGGCCCCGGGCAGCGAGGCGCTGACGGAGATCGTCGGGAAGTCCACCGTCGGGAGATCGCTCACCGGCAGCCGGCGGTACGCCATGAGGCCGAAGATCAGGATCGCCGCCATGACCGTCGTCGTCATGACGGGCCGCTTGATGAACGGAGCGGAGAGGTTCATTGCGTCGCGTCCCGATGGGTCGCCGCCGGGCGGCGGAGGCGCGGGCGGCGCGCCTCGCCGTGCAGTCTGAACCCCGGCGCGGCCGCGGCCAAGACCGTACTCTCGTCGGAGCGGCGCAAGCGCGTCGCGGAGAGGACGGCGATGGACGCGGACGGCGAGCCGCGCGGCGGCGTCGCGGCGGGCCCCGGGCCTCGCGCCGACGGCGCGCTTCTGCGGCGGGCGGAGCGGCTCGAGTGGTTAACCGTCGGCTGGAACGTCGCCGAAGGAGCGATCGGAATCGCCGCCGCGCTTCTCGCCGGCAGCTCCGCGCTGCTCGGATTCGGCGTGGACAGCGGCGTCGAGAGCCTCTCCGGCGTCGTCCTGCTGTGGCGCCTGGCCGCGGAACGCCGCGGCGCGGACGAGGCCCGCGTCGAGCGCATCGAACGTCGGGCGCGGCGACTCGTCGCCCTGTCGCTCTTCGCGTTGGCCGCCTACGTCGCGTTCGAGGCGGGCTCGCAGCTTTGGCGCGGCGAGCGTCCCCGCCCCTCGATCGTCGGCGTCTGCCTGACGATCGTCTCCGCGGCGCTGATGCTGCGGCTGGCGCGCGCGAAGCGGCGCGCGGCGGCCGCGCTCGGGAGCGGCGCCTTGGCCGCGGACTCGGTGCAGACCTCGGCCTGCTTCCTGTTGTCGATCGTCGCGCTCGCCGGCCTCGCGCTCAACGCCGCCTTCTCGTGGTGGTGGGCCGATCCGGCGGCCGCCCTCGGCGTCGCCGCTTTGGTCGCGCGCGAGGGGCTCGAGGCGTGGCGCGGGGAGGAGTGCGGCTGCCGCTGAGCGCGGCTCGTTCTCTCAGGCGTTGAGGAACGTCGCGCCGTGCATCCGCGACGCGCGCGGCGCGGGGCCGTCCGCGAAGCCCAAGGCCCGCGCGCAGGCGAGCGAGCGCTCGAAGTCCTCGCGGGAGACGTGCCCGCGCGGCTCGACGAGGACGAGCCGTCCGTCCGGCTTGAGCGCGCGCTTCACCTCGGCGAGGAACGCCGCCTGGTCGGGAACCTCGTGGAGCATCTGCAGCACGAACGCGACGTCCACTTGCCCCGCGAGGTCGTCGGCGCCGAGGCTCTCCGCCCCCGCGAGCCGCGTCTCGATCCGCGCGGCGAGGCCCGCCCGCGCGGCGCGCCGCGTCAGACCGTCGAGCATCTTCCGCTGCAGGTCGATCGCCACGACCCGCCCGCCCGGGCCGACGAGGCGCGCGAGGTCGAGCGTGTAGAACCCCATGCCGCACCCCGGCTCGAGGACGAGCGCCCCTTCGGCGACGTGCGGGGCCAAGAGCGGCCGCGGATCGGCCAGCCAGCGGCGCAGCGGGCAGACGAGGGCGTATCCCAGCCACCAAGGGCAGACCGAACGACGGCTCATCACGTCTCTCCCGGCGCGGTCGCCGCGCTCCGCGACAACGCCCGCGCCGCCGCGCTCTCCGAAACGGCGCGCGCCGCGGCGTTCTCCGCAACAACGCGCGCGTCGCGGCGCTACAGCGGTCGGCGCAGCATAGTCCCGGTCGCGAGGAAATGGTCGAGCGAGCGGGCGAGCCACGCCGTGCGCTCGCGGAGCGGCGCGAAGTCGGTCGGGCGCGCGCCGCGGATGTGCGCGTTCCCGGCGTCGGAGATGCCGGTGAGCCGGTAGGCGAAGCGCAGCCGCGAGCCCCCCTCCGCGCGCGGCGCGACGTCGATCGCCATCTCGATCAGGGCGAAGGCGGGGATCACGCGCACGAAGGCGACCCGCCGCCGCTCCGGATCGTGGAGCGTGGTGAACCAGACCGTCTCCGAGCCGTCCTCGTTCTTGGTGAGGAAGACCGCCCCCGGCTCGACGAGTCCGGAGCGGCTGCGCAGCAGCTCGCCGTTCCAGCCGTCGAGCCACTCGTGTTCCCGCACCGGGCAGAGCAGCGGAAAGACCGCGTCCGGCGCCGCGGCGAGGTCGTGCTCGAAAACTCGCTCGTCCAACTCGACCGTGCGTTCGCTCATCGCGAGCCTCCTTGCGAACCGCGCCGCCGCGGCGGCGCGGACGATGCGGCGTTCAGGCCGGGGCCGCGCCGCGCGCGGCGCCGACGGCGAGGGCCGCGACCGCGGCGCGCGGCGCGTCGAGCGGCACCTCGGCCGACGTCGTGCAGAGAAGAAAGCGCCCGCCCGCGCCGTGGCGTTCGACGAGGGCCGCGCACTCGTCGGCGATCTCCGCCGGCGGCCGCGAGCCGAGCCGCGGACCCGCGGGCCCGCTGGCCAGGAGGCGCTTCGGGCCGAGGACGCCGCGGACGCGCGTCGGATCGTCGTCCGGCGCGAGCACGGCGCCGACGACCGCGCGCGCCGCGAGGACGAGGTCGGCGTGGGCGAGGAACGGACCGTCGGCGTGATGGACCAGGATCGGTCCGGCGACCCGGCCGAAAGACGACGGCGCCAGCTCGGCGGCGAGATGCGCGGCGAACCGGCGCGGCAGGACGCGCGGCCCGATCAGGCCGCACGTCGCGACGACGCAGTCCGCGCCGTCGCCGAGGAGCGCGTCGGCGTAGGCGACGAAGAAGGCGCTCGTGGCGGCGAGGGCGTCCCGCGCGGCGGCGGGATCGAACAGCAGCGTCTCCAGCCAGCCGTCGACGCCGAAGAGGAGCGCGGGGAGATCGAACGGGCCGGGGATCGCCGCGGCGACGACGCGGCGCCCGCGATGATCTTCGGCCATGCGCCGCACCGCCTCGCGGTGGAACAGCAGCCGCGGCTCGACGTCGAGCAGCGGCGGACGCCACGCCGCGAGCGCCGCCGGCCCCGACAAGGCGGGGCGCTCGAGCTTCGGCGCTCGGTCCGCGAGCGGCGTCGCCTCGCCGCCGAACGCCGCGCCGAGGAGCGCGAAGGCGAACGGCGCGAAGACGACGTCGGGATCGAAGAGGTCCGCGACGGCCGACTGGCCCGCGGCGTAGACCGCGGCGTCGCCGTAGTGGTCCGCGAGCGGCGCGCCGGTGAGGGCGGCGCCGTACAAGCCGAGGAGCGGCGCGACCGGCGTCCGGTCGTGCGGCGCGCCGGCGAGCGCGGCCGCGACCCGTTCCGCGCCGGTCACGCGGCCCTCTCCGCCGCGACGACGCGGGCGCGGCGCCGGTCGAGCGCCGAGGGCGCCGCGGTCCCGGGACGGGCCGCGTCGTCGATCAGCCGGAGCGACACGTCCTGCGCTTTCATCGTCCACCTCCGCCGCGCGAGGGAAATATAGGCGGGACCGCCGCGCGGCGGCGGCGCGCGCCGGGGCGCGTCCTCGCCGGACTGTGTATTCTGGGCGCCGATGGACAAGAAGGACGGCGGAAAGCGGCCCGGAAAGGCCGACACCGAGGAATGGGCGCGGCTCTTCGGCGTCGATCTCGACGCGCCGAAGGACGACGGCGGCGATCTGTTCCGGCGCGCGATGAGCGGCGTGAAGCCGATCGCGCGCGAAGGGCTCGTCGCGCCCCGTCGTCGCGCCGCGGCGCCGGCGCCGCCTTCGCCGGACGAGGCGCCCCTTCCGCCGCCGCCTCCGGCCGCGGCCGGCCCGGCGAACGGCGCGCCGCCCGCCCCCGCGCCGAAGCACGTCGAGGTCAGCCCGCTCTTCCAGCGGATCGAGTGCCGCGGGCGCGACTGCACGAAGGCGCAGTTCGCCGACCTGCTCTCCGGCGCCTCGAAAGTCGAGGCCCGAATCGACCTGCACGGGCTCGACCGGGAGCAGGCGGAGGCCGCGACCGACAGCTTCGTCGGCGGCGCCCTGCACGCCGGACGGCGCGTCGTGCTCGTGATCTGCGGCAAGGGACACGGATCCCCGGGCGGGGAAGCGGTCCTCAAGCGCTGGCTGGCCGACTGGCTGGCGCGCGGGCCGCGCGCGGCGAGCGTCCTCGCGTTCTGCTCCGCCCAGCCGAAGGACGGCGGAACCGGCGCGGTCTACGTCCTGCTGCGCCGCCGCAAGCCGGCCGGGGGGCGTTGACCTCACGGTGAAGCCGAGACTGTTGCACGGGGACGATCGTCGGCGGCCGTAGGAATGAAACGCCCCGACGGCCGCGCGCGGCGGGCCGTCGAGGCGTTGGACGAGGGGTTCCCGGCGCGGTCAGGGGGACGCGTGGCTTGAGCCGTTGGCGTGCAACAGGCTCGGCTCCACCGTGCGTTGACCTCGTCGTGAAACTGCGCGGCGCGCGTCGTTTCATGGACCGAGCCGCGCGTCGCGTCCACAATCTCTTGCGGCATCGCCCCGAGCCGCCGTGGGATAAGGAGCGCTCGATGACGCCGCATCGATTCGTCGTTGCCGCCGCCGCGGCACTCGCCGCCGCCGTTCCCGCCTTCGCGACCGGCCCCGCCGCCGGGCCCGCGCCGTTTCCCGTGGCCGCGCCGCCGCCCCCGGCGGGACCGCAGACGAAGACCGGCTGGTTCGACACGGCCGAGCTGGGGTACGTCCAGACGTCGGGGAACGCGGCGAGCAACTCGTACAGCTTCAAGAACACGCTCGTCCGCGCCTGGACCGCGTCCACGCTGACGCTGAAGATCAGCGGCGTGCGCGCCGAGTCGACCGACATCTCGCGGCGCGCGGTCGGCGTCCCCGGCGACTACGTCGTCGTCGAGGACCGCACGAACCGGCTGGCGGCGGAGAACTACATCGCCGCGCTCCAGTACGACCGGAAGGTCTCGCAGCATCTCTTCTGGTTCGCGGGGGGCGGTTGGGACCGCAACCGCTTCGCCGGAATCGAGAACCGCTACGTCGCCGCGGCCGGCGTCGGGACGATCTGGCGCGACGACGCCAAGACGAAGTTCAAGACCGAGTACGGCGTCTCCGACACGAGGCGCGGGAACATGGCCGGCGAGACGGACAACTATCTCGGCTGGCGGCTCGGCTGGGACTGGTCGCGGAAGGTCGGCGCGACGGCGACGCTCGCCAACCTGGCGGTGCTCGACGGCAGCCTCAAGCACGGCGGCGACTGGCGGGGCGACATGACGTCGTCGCTCTCCGTCGTGATCAACAAGAACCTCGCGCTCAAGGCCAGCCTGCGCTGGCTGCTGGCGAACGAGCCGGCCTCGACCGACGTCGATCTCTACGATCCGACGGGGGCGCCGACCGGCCTCAAGGTTCCCGCGGAGTTGCGGCGCCTCGACACGTTCATGACGACGTCGCTCGTCGTGAACTTCTGACGAGAAGCGCCGCCCCCGCGGAGGCCGTCCGTCGCGGACCGCCGACGAAAAGCGCCGCCCCGGGGGACGGCGCTCGTCGCGGACGCTCCGCGCGCGGCGGGACGCGCCGTCAGGGAGCGGGCGCGACCGGCTCGGTCTCCCAGCCGTCGTAGACGCCGCGGCTCTTGTGCGCCGCGTCGAGCAGGCCGAGGACGACGTCGTTCACGGTCTCCCAGTCGACGGCGTGCCGGCCGACGAGATGCACGCGGTAGCGCGTCCTTTCGTCGTCCTTGACGTCGGGGCTTTCGGCCACGCGGTACCGCCCTTCGGGAAGCTGCTTGACGAAGGCGGCGCGGTCCTTGCGCGCGT
The sequence above is a segment of the bacterium genome. Coding sequences within it:
- a CDS encoding efflux RND transporter permease subunit → MNLSAPFIKRPVMTTTVMAAILIFGLMAYRRLPVSDLPTVDFPTISVSASLPGANPDTMASSVATPLEKEFATIAGVDSMSSSSSQGSTSVVLQFSLDRDIDAAAQDVQAAIARANRQLPRDMPYPPSYRKVNPADQPVLFLALTSKTLPLWDLDEYAETTIAQRISTLPGVAQVQVYGAQKYAVRIQLDPRELSSRDLGIDEVQAAVDAANVNRPTGVLYAPDKTYTLQANGQLLRASSYRPMIVAYRGGQPVRLEQLGNVFDGVENNKTAAWFGDARSVVLAIQRQPGTNTVEVVRRVNELLPSFRGQIPAGCSIETLYDRAVSIRESVNDVQFTLLLTLGLVVLVIFLFLRRLSATVIPSLAMPMSIVGTFVAMDLLGYSLDNLSLMALTLSVGFVVDDAIVMLENIVRHMERGAAPLEAALEGSREIGFTIVSMTISLAAVFIPVLFMGGVVGRLFREFAVTIGVAVIVSGVVSLTLTPLLAARFLRPASEKRRGRLYAWSERAFDGALAAYAAALRFSLDNKRATMAATAILTALTAVLFVVVPKGFVPNQDIGTLNGSAEAAQGVAFEDMRRHMRRVADALAAEPDVDAFMWTIGGRGGGAGLNVGTFNIRLKPRDRRRASADEIVERLRPKLSRIPGLRVVVQSPPAIQIGGRGSRSQYQLTLTGPDTDELYRAAPLLERRLRAHPLLQDVSTDQQLANPQIDIDIDRDRAAAMGVTPEQIEEAFYTAYGTRQVSTIFAPNNQYQVIMELAPEHQSSVADLSALYVRSKDGRLVPLDTLVRLTKGAGPYSVNHSGQQPSVTLSFNLKPGVSLGEATAAVADLARETLPATMTATFQGTAQVFQSSLQGLGLLLLLAVLVIYMVLAILYESFIHPLTILSALPLAGAGALLALLAFRMDLNIYAFVGIIMLVGLVKKNGIMMVDFAVEARRSGKGAREAIYEASLTRFRPIMMTTMAALFGTLPIALGMGAGAEARRPLGLAVVGGLIVSQSLTLFVTPVFYLYMERLQELLSRKPAAAAADAAS
- a CDS encoding cation transporter; this encodes MDADGEPRGGVAAGPGPRADGALLRRAERLEWLTVGWNVAEGAIGIAAALLAGSSALLGFGVDSGVESLSGVVLLWRLAAERRGADEARVERIERRARRLVALSLFALAAYVAFEAGSQLWRGERPRPSIVGVCLTIVSAALMLRLARAKRRAAAALGSGALAADSVQTSACFLLSIVALAGLALNAAFSWWWADPAAALGVAALVAREGLEAWRGEECGCR
- a CDS encoding methyltransferase domain-containing protein, with the translated sequence MSRRSVCPWWLGYALVCPLRRWLADPRPLLAPHVAEGALVLEPGCGMGFYTLDLARLVGPGGRVVAIDLQRKMLDGLTRRAARAGLAARIETRLAGAESLGADDLAGQVDVAFVLQMLHEVPDQAAFLAEVKRALKPDGRLVLVEPRGHVSREDFERSLACARALGFADGPAPRASRMHGATFLNA
- a CDS encoding Smr/MutS family protein, whose amino-acid sequence is MDKKDGGKRPGKADTEEWARLFGVDLDAPKDDGGDLFRRAMSGVKPIAREGLVAPRRRAAAPAPPSPDEAPLPPPPPAAAGPANGAPPAPAPKHVEVSPLFQRIECRGRDCTKAQFADLLSGASKVEARIDLHGLDREQAEAATDSFVGGALHAGRRVVLVICGKGHGSPGGEAVLKRWLADWLARGPRAASVLAFCSAQPKDGGTGAVYVLLRRRKPAGGR
- a CDS encoding DUF481 domain-containing protein, which translates into the protein MTPHRFVVAAAAALAAAVPAFATGPAAGPAPFPVAAPPPPAGPQTKTGWFDTAELGYVQTSGNAASNSYSFKNTLVRAWTASTLTLKISGVRAESTDISRRAVGVPGDYVVVEDRTNRLAAENYIAALQYDRKVSQHLFWFAGGGWDRNRFAGIENRYVAAAGVGTIWRDDAKTKFKTEYGVSDTRRGNMAGETDNYLGWRLGWDWSRKVGATATLANLAVLDGSLKHGGDWRGDMTSSLSVVINKNLALKASLRWLLANEPASTDVDLYDPTGAPTGLKVPAELRRLDTFMTTSLVVNF